From the Paenibacillus sp. MMS20-IR301 genome, the window GCAACTATATCATGCGGGGACCTGATCTAAGCTGTTAAAAAAGTAACAGACAATTACAATTAATTCCCAGCATACTAATTATTTCACGATTTGTTCTAATGCCGCTCCGGCATGTCCCTTGACCCGGACTTTTCTCCATTCTGCACTCAGGATGCCGTCTTCATCAATCAGGAAGGTGGAGCGCACAATTCCCATAAATTCTTTGCCGTACAGCTTCTTCAGCTGCCATACGCCGAATAATTCACTAACCACATGCTCTTCGTCGGAGAGCAGCGGAAACGGCAGCTCATGCTTGGCGGCAAACTTGCCGTGTGAAGCCAGGGAGTCGGTACTGACCCCAAGCAGAACAGCCCCGTGTACGGTAATCGTATCATGGATATCACGGAAATCGCAGGCCTCCTGGGTGCAGGCGGGCGTCATATTTTTGGGATAGAAGTAGAGCAGCACTTTCCGGCCGCGGTACTGGCTTAGGCTGATCGCCTCCCCGGTGGAAGAGGGCAGCGTGAAGTCCGGGACTTCTTGTCCGAGCTTGACAGTCATTCAATGTTCACTCCTTGCTGGATTGGATGGAGATTCGGAAATTGCGTGTATTCCCAAAAGAAATTATAATGTAGAGAATGTGAATCGGAAAGGGAGAACGAAATGCCGCCAAGAAAGAACCGGCACGCAAAAGCCGGCAAGTCAAAAAAGAAACCGCTGCTCTGGACCCTGGCAATCATACTCCTTCTAATTATCGGGGGACTGGTTTATTATTTCACCGCGATCTACAACCAGCTCGACAACCTGCATAAGACAGGTGAAGATTCTCCGTTTGTCAACGTTCCGACAGCTTCGGCGGAAACGGTCCAGCCTCCTGAATGGGAAGGGACTGAGCCGGTAAATATCCTGCTGATGGGTGTAGATGCACGCGGGGTGAAGAAAGGCGAGGTTCCACGTTCGGATACGATGCTCGTCGCTTCTCTCGACCCGGTCAAGAAAAAATTCTATGTATTCTCCATTCTCCGCGATACTTACATTCCGATTCCTGACCACGGGACACAGCGGATTAATGCTGCAATTACCTATGGACCCAATACGGCGATGCAGACCGTAAGCGACCTGCTCGGCATCCCGATTCAATATTATGTGTATACCGATTTCCAGGGCTTCATGAAGCT encodes:
- the bcp gene encoding thioredoxin-dependent thiol peroxidase encodes the protein MTVKLGQEVPDFTLPSSTGEAISLSQYRGRKVLLYFYPKNMTPACTQEACDFRDIHDTITVHGAVLLGVSTDSLASHGKFAAKHELPFPLLSDEEHVVSELFGVWQLKKLYGKEFMGIVRSTFLIDEDGILSAEWRKVRVKGHAGAALEQIVK